The sequence CAGGCAAGTTATATAGTTGCTTTGCTCGCCTGCTGCGAGCGTCAGACAACAGCAGCTTTTTGACGGAATTGCGGGAAAACACAAGGTTTGGCTTGACGCGGCCAGCCTCTCTGACTATAGAACCGCAACTTTCCAATTATGGCCTGTTGGATTGCGCGTCGGGTTTTGCCCGGCATGTCTATTCGATAGCCGAGAAAAACAAAAGTAGGTGTACCATGTCCCGCATGTGCGAATTGACCGGCAAGGCCGTCCTCGTGGGCAACAACGTTAGCCACGCCAATAACAAGACCAAGCGTCGGTTCCTGCCGAACCTTTGCCAGGTCACGCTGATCTCCGACGTTCTCGGCCAGCGCTACCGTCTGCGCGTTTCCGCTGCAGCGCTGCGTTCGGTCGAGCATCGCGGTGGTCTGGACGCTTTCCTTATCAAGGCAAGCGAAAACGAACTCAGCATGCGTGCTCGCCTGCTGCGTCGCCAGATCGTCAAGAAGTCCGCTGAAGCTGCCGTTGCTGCCTAAGCAGCCCTAGCACTTCGCGATTTCATACCGGCTAAGAGGCTTGCACGGATCATCTCCGGACAAGCCTTTTTCCATGTCCGGTTTCTTTCAACTGGTGGCATCTCCCAGGATAAAAAAATGCTGACGATACGTCATACCCTTATCTACGTTCTGCTGATGACGCTGGTCGTCGTCGCTTCCAATATCCTCGTGCAGTATCCGCTGCAGGCGACGCTCGCCGGTATCAATCTCGCGGATATCCTCACCTGGGGCGCCTTCACCTATCCGGTCGCCTTCCTCATCACCGATCTGACCAACCGCCAGTTCGGCCCGAAGGCCGCGCGCAAGGTCGTCTTTGCGGGCTTCGTCGTTGGTGTCGCCCTGTCGTTTTACACGGCACAGCCGCGCATCGCGATCGCCTCCGGTTCGGCCTATCTCGCCGGCCAGCTGCTCGACATCTCGGTCTTCAACCGCCTGCGCCGCCTGGCCTGGTGGCGCGCGCCGCTGTTCGGCTCGCTGATCGGTTCGATGCTTGATACGCTGATCTTCTTCTCCTTCGCCTTCGCGCCTTTCTTCGTCTTCTTCGGGCCGAACGATTCCTTCGCGATCGAATGGGCGCCGATCCTTGGCGCGTTTTCCACCTCGGCACCGCGCTGGATTTCCTGGGCGATCGGCGATTTCTCGGTCAAGGTCACCGTCGGCCTCGTCATGCTGCTGCCCTATGGCGCTCTGATGAACATGTTGAAGCCGATGCCGCAGGCTCCGACGGCTTGACGGCCAAATGATCCGCCGCGCGCCTCAATGTGACGCGCGGCACCATTTCCTGACAAGGAGGATGGCAGCGGCCGAGAACCAGGCCGCTCGCCACTCTCAATTCTGGCTGACGATATTGTCGTCATGCAGCTTGAACTCCAGCATCAGGCTGCGCTGCAGAATGGAATGATTGTCGTCCGAGACCATGACGAGATGCAGGGAGCCGTCGGCTGCCCGGAAGACATCCAGGCCCTCCATATTGTCGATCTGATCTCCGGAGCCAGCCGCGAAGATAAC comes from Rhizobium tropici CIAT 899 and encodes:
- the rpmB gene encoding 50S ribosomal protein L28, whose amino-acid sequence is MSRMCELTGKAVLVGNNVSHANNKTKRRFLPNLCQVTLISDVLGQRYRLRVSAAALRSVEHRGGLDAFLIKASENELSMRARLLRRQIVKKSAEAAVAA
- a CDS encoding queuosine precursor transporter, coding for MLTIRHTLIYVLLMTLVVVASNILVQYPLQATLAGINLADILTWGAFTYPVAFLITDLTNRQFGPKAARKVVFAGFVVGVALSFYTAQPRIAIASGSAYLAGQLLDISVFNRLRRLAWWRAPLFGSLIGSMLDTLIFFSFAFAPFFVFFGPNDSFAIEWAPILGAFSTSAPRWISWAIGDFSVKVTVGLVMLLPYGALMNMLKPMPQAPTA